One Pseudoalteromonas rubra genomic window, AAGGTTTTGAGGTGGATGCACAGGCGTTGTTCGCCGCTCAGTCCCTGCAAGAAATGGCACAGGGACTAAGCCTTGCCACAACAAGCGACGCAGATGAAAGCCGCAGCCTGATCCCGGCTGGTTGCACCGCCATTACGCCGGATATGGTGCCGCTGGCTGCACTGAGCCAGACCGAGCTGAACGATATCGCCGCTGAGATCCCTGGGGGCATGGCCAACATTCAGGATATCTATCCGCTGGCACCGTTACAGGAAGGGGTGCTGTTCGTGCACAGCATGGACCCGGAGAACGATCCCTATGTCACTAATTATCTTTATGAATTAAAAAGCGATGCGGCTCTGGCTCAGTTTACTGACAGCCTGAACTTTTTGCTGGCCCGTCATGATGTGCTGCGTACTGCCATTCTCTGGCAGGGTAAGCGTCAGGCATTGCAGGTGGTCCAACGCTCTGTGACGCTGCCGGTGACACAGCTTGCCTGTGCTGAGGGACTGAGTGCACAGCAAACCATCACCGCGCTGGCCGATGGTCCACAGTGGCTGGATCTGGCTCAGGCACCATTGTTACGCTTGCAGGTGTGTCAGGATCCGGACACGGGTTCCCACTATGCACTATTACAGGCACACCACCTGATCATCGACCATGTTGCCATGGCGGTGATCCAGGATGAACTACACAGTTACAGCGCAGGTAAGGCACAGAGCTTGCCTGCGCCGGCGTCTTACCGCCAGTTTATCAGCGATACCCTAGCGCGCATGGAAACGCTCGATATAGAAGGGTTTTTCTCTGAGTCGCTGGGCCATATCAGCGAGCCGACACTGCCTTTTGGGTTGCAGGATACTCAGGGCAACGGTGATACTATTCGAGAGCATAAAGTGGCTCTGAGTGACGCGCTGAGCAAGGCCATTCGGGCTTATGCAAAACAGCATGAAGTCAGTCCGGCGGCGATTTTCCATGCCGCCTGGGCACTGGTGCTGGGGGCTTGCAGCAACCAGCAGGAAGTGGTGTTTGGCACCGTGATGAGCGGTCGGATGAATGGCGGCGCCGGTGTAGAACGCCTGCTGGGGATGTTGATCAACACCTTACCCGTGGCGGTTGAGTTACAGGGGTCTTCGGTCGCAGACTTGATTAAAGACGTGGACAAACGATTGAAAGCGTTGCTGCCTTATGAGCAGGTATCGCTGGCACAGGCTCAGAAACACAGCGCGGTGGGCTCAGACGGTCCGTTATTCAGCGCGATGCTGAACTATCGTCACACCGAGCGGGACGAAACCGACACGCCAGCACAGGGCGGTGATATTCAGGCTTTGAGTGCACAGGAGCGCACCAACTACCCGTTTAACCTATCGGTGAATGATTATGGCGCAGCCCATGTGTTCAGCCTGGACTTACAAATTGATGAACAGGTAGAGATCAGCCGCATCGCAGAGTATGTGATTACGGCGCTGAGTAAGCTGACGGAAGCAACCCAAACACAATCAGTGAGTGAACTGAACGTCTTACCGGCGGATGAAGTGGCCAGGTTACTGACACAGGGTCAGCGCAGCTTAGGCTACGATGACACCGCCTGTATTCATCATTTATTTGAACAGCAGGTGGAAGCTGCACCCGAGGCAACGGCGATGGTGTTCCAGAACCAATCCATCAGTTACGCCGAGCTAAACCAGCGGGCTAACCAGCTGGCCCATTATCTGCTGAGTGAGCATCAGATCACACCTGAAACCTTGATAGGGGTCTGTAGTAGTCGTTCGGTAGAGATGATAGTGAGCATGCTGGCGATACTCAAAGCCGGTGGCGCGTATGTGCCACTGGATCCGAATTATCCGGCCAGCCGCCTGAGCTATATGGCAGCCGATGCGGGTCTGAAGCAAGTGTTCGGATTTGGCAGTGGTCTGACCGTGGCTCAGAGCCTGATGAGCGAACAAGCAGGCACCGCAATAGATATTGCGGCCCTTGAATTGGATGACTATCCACATCACAACCCGGCACTGGAAGAGATCAGCAGCGACAGTCTGGCTTATGTGATTTACACCTCAGGTTCAACGGGTCAGCCCAAAGGGGTGCAGCTTATTCATCAGGGGGCAGTGAACCTGGCTCACAACCAGCAAGCCCGTTTTGCTACCTGTGCCGACAGTAAAGTGTTGCAATTCGCATCCATCAGTTTTGATGCGGCGACCTGGGAGTGGCTGATGGCCTTGATCCCGGGTGGTACCCTGGTGATTGCCGACGAATCACAACGTACGGATGTACAGCAGCTCTCTGAGTTGTTAAAAACGCAGCAGATCACCCATGCGACTTTGCCACCGGCGTTGTTGTCGACCATGACGTTGCAGACAGATCTGGCGCTGCAATGTTTAATTGTGGCAGGGGAAGCCTGTGAAGAAAATGTGGTGGCACGCTGGCGGGCACATTATCCTTTCTATAATGCTTATGGCCCGTCGGAGACCTCAGTCTGTGCGACTGTGGGTGAAATCCTTGATGACACCATACATATCGGCACACCTTTGTGTAATGTTCAGACCTATGTGCTGGATCAGCAACAGAGCTTATTGCCTTACGGAAGCTTAGGCGAGCTGTATGTCGGTGGCGACGGCCTGGCGCGTGGCTATCTGGGTCAGCCCGAGCTGACGGCCGAGCGTTTTATAGACAATCCATTTTATGACCCCGAGGTGGCTGGCAGCTCGAAACGCTTGTATCGCACCGGTGATTTAGTGCGCTACCTGGCCGATGGCAACCTGGCCTTTGTGGGCCGTGCCGACGACCAAATTAAAATTCGAGGTTTCCGAGTTGAGCTGGGTGAGATTGCTCAGCGACTCAGTCAGCTGACTGATATTGACTCCGCGGTTGTGGTGGCCAAAAAAGGCGCATCGGGCAATGATCTGGTTGCTTATATACAGCCGACAGAGGTCGTCACAACAGAGGCTCAGAGTGATTTTATCAATGCGACTTTGGCACAGCTTGCCGCTCAGGTGCCAGAGTATATGGTGCCTAAGCTGGCGGTGGTCATCGACGAGTGGCCATTGACGGCGAACGGAAAAATTAACAAAAAGGCGTTGCCTGAGCCAGATAAGGCACTGCTGAAAAATGCATATTGCGCACCGAGAAACGACACTGAAAGCACGCTGTGTGATATCTGGCAGGATTTACTGGGCATAGAGCAGGTGGGAATACAGGATAACTTCTTTACGCTGGGTGGCGATTCCATCATTGCCATCCAAATGGTCGGGCGCGCCAGACAACAGGGCCTACATCTGAACGTGAAACAGCTGTTTGCGACGCCAAGTATTGCGACCCTGAGTGAACATGTTGAATTCAGCACTCGCATCAATGCGCAGCAGGATGCGGTGACCGGTGAGATGCCATTGCTGCCAATCCAGCAGCGCTTTTTTGCGGCAAACCGGGCTGCGCCAAGTCATTATAATCAGTCATTACTACTCAGCGCGCCGGGTAATATAACAGGCCACTTTTCTGAGCTGGTAAACGCATTAGTTGAACGCCATGACGCGTTGCGACTGCGATTTGCAGAGGTCGCTAGCTTTGTACCACTGTGCGACACGCAGGTGGCCAATATGCATCAGATAGTTGATTTGAGTGAGCTGAATGAGGCGGATTTCAGTGCTGAGGTTGAGCGTCAGTGTGATGCATTGCAGCGGCAGCTGGATATAGAAAAGGGACCATTGTGCAAGTTTGTGTATTTTTATGCTGGTGATGATAAGCCTGCACGGCTGTTTATGACCATTCATCACCTGGTTGTGGACGGGGTATCTTGGCGTATTCTGCTTCAGGATCTGGAAACCGCACTACACGCAATTGAAACTGCACAACCTATCCAGCTGGCGGAAAAAACCAGTTCTTATCAGGCCTGGGGCGAAGCGGTGAATGCGCTGGCGCAGTCCGAGGCACTGAGTGAACAACAGACTTACTGGCGTGACAGACTGTCGTTGTTCCCGGCTCAGTCTTCAGCCAAAGTAGCGGCCGAGCAGTGGCACAATGTGTCCTTCTCTTTGGATGAATCGGACACCCGGATATTACTGGCAGACTGTCAGCAGGTATTCCACAGTAATGTGGACACGCTGATGCTCAGTGCTTTCCTGCTGGCTTATCAGACCACCTTTGACAGGCCTTTGCTGCGTGTTGATATGGAAAGTCACGGCCGGGAAGAAACTGTGTTTGACGGGCTGGATGTGACCCAGACAATAGGCTGGTTTACCAATCTTTATCCGCTGATCCTCGGGGGTCAGCAAGATGACCTGATCGCAACCGTTAAATCGGTAAAACAGACGCTGCAACAACTACCCATGCATGGTTTAGGGTATGGATTATTAAAGCATATCCGACAGGACGCTGAGATCTGTGCTTTGGACAAGCGAAGTATTGACCAGGCAATCGTCTTTAACTATCTGGGTAAACTAGATAATGTGACGGGTACACAGGGTCGTCTGGCAATGGCGCAAGAATCGCGAGGCGCAGAGTCAGCCCCTGAGGAAGCCGACCTGCATCACTTAATGGTCAATGGTCAAAGTCAGGACAATCAGTTGAGATTTGACTTGAGCTTTGCGATGCCAAGTTATTCAGAGGCACAAATTGAGGCATTATCAGCCCGGTTTAAAGCGGTTTTACTTCAGCTGGTAGCCAAGGCCAAAGCTGGTGCTGAGTGCCAGACGCTGATTGTCGAGGATTTCCCGGCTGCAACACTGGAACAGGCTCAGCTGGACTCATTGCAAGCTCAATACTCAGATATTGAAAGAGTGTATGTGGCAACGCCGATGCAACAGGGGATGATTTACCATGACTTACTACAGCAAGATGCCAGTCTGTATACCACGTTGACACACTTTGAGCTTGATGGTGAGGTGGACACACCCGCCATGCAGCAGGCCTGGCAGAATGTGATTGCACGCCATGCAATCCTGCGCACCAGCTTCAGTGTGTTTGATGATGCAGATATTCATCAGGTGGTACATAACAATGCGCTCATTGAGATGGAAGTACTCGATTGGCAACATAAGTCCGCTGAATTACTGGAAACCCAGCTCAGCGAGTTGCATCACGCCATTAAAGCCAAAGGGTTTGATTTTAATTTGGCCCCGTTGATGAGTCTGACACTGGTGCGTTTGCCCGCGCAAAAAGCCCAGCTTATCTGGTCTCACCATCATGTCTTGACCGATGGCTGGTGTCAGGCCACCTTGTTCTCCGAGGTACTGGGCTATTATCAGAGTCTAACCGGTGGACAGCCTCTGACCTTGCCACCTGCGGCGAATTACGAGGATTATATTCAATGGTTATGTAACCAAAATAGGGGAGGTGCGCGGGCTTTCTGGGATGCTGAACTGGCAGGAGTTAGTGCACCGACTACGTTGCAGTTACCTGCTGCGGCCAGTGACGTTCCGTGTTATGACGAAATCAAATGGAGTTGCGATGAAACGCTTACCCGTCAGCTGAGTCAATTTGCGCAAAGTCAGCAGGTCACCGCGAATGCTGTGCTGCAATTAGTGTGGGCTTATACGCTGCACCGCTACAGTGCGCAATCGGATGTATGCTTTGGCACCACCTTATCTGGGCGTCCGCCGGAAGTGGCGAATGTGGAGCAAATGATAGGGCTGTTTATTAATACGGTGCCGGTCAGAGTGCAACTGGACCATCAGGCCAGTATTGGGGTTCAGCTACAGCAAATGCATAAGGCACATAGTCAGCGTGAACAGCATAGTTACCTGCCGTTGCCGGAGATATTAAGTTGCGGCGGGCATGGTATTCAGGGGGCAATGTTCGATAGCTTGTTTGTGTTTGAGAATTTCCCGGCCGATCTGCATGATACCGGAGCTCAGGCGCAGCGCAGCGGGGCAAGTCAGTTACAGGTGAACAATGCTGCATCGATTGAATACACCAACTACCCGGTTGCCATGACCGCCTCGATGCAGGGAGTATTGAGTTTACGACTGAGTTTCCATGGCCATCAGTATGATCGCGCCGATATGGAAGGCTTGCTGGGCCACTTTAATACGGCACTGAGTAACCTTATGTCACTTGATGCCACAGCATCGCTTGGCGAGATGGAGATTATGCAACCTCAGGAGCAGCAAGCACTGCTCGCAGCACCGAAAATAGCCTATGCCGATGCGCAGTTGCACAGCGTGATTGCGCAGTTTGACCACCATGCCCGCGTGACGCCTGAGCGTCCGGCGCTGGTCATGGATAATCAAACAGTCAGCTATGCGGAACTGGATAAGATGGCAACCACACTGGCTGCTCAATTAGTTCATGAATATGATATACAGCAGCGTGACCTGATAGGTTTATGTGTTGAGCGCTCAATCGACACTGTGGTGGGGGTTTTGGCAATTCTCAAAGCCGGTGGGGCATATGTACCATTAGATCCAAACAGTCCGGCAGAGCGTCTTAACTATATTATTAATGATGCCCACATTGCACTGTGTCTGGCGCAGCCTCAGTGTGCTGCGGCGCTCGACGAGGCGCAGTGTCAGGTGGTGAGACTGGATGGCAAGGCACTGCTGAGTCAGGACCTCGGCTCGACACTTGTGTTACCCGAAGTATTACTGAGCGACCCTGCCTATGTGATCTATACCTCGGGATCGACAGGGGCGCCGAAAGGTGTGGTACAGACTCATCGTAATATGGCACGCTTATTTGCCAGTGCTGCCGAGGACTTTTCATTTAGCAATCAGGACACCTGGTGTTTGTTCCACTCCTATGCATTTGACTTCAGTGTCTGGGAGATCTGGGGCGCGCTCATTCACGGTGGAAAATTGTTGATCCCAACCCATCATCAGACCCGTGATACGGCTGCGTTTGTTGAGTTATGTCAGCAGCACCAGCTCAGTGTATTAAATCAGACTCCGAGCGCCTTTGGGGTGTTTGCTGAGCATGTGGTTGCGCAGGATATCAGCCTACCGGCACTGCGCTATGTGGTGTTCGGGGGAGAAGCACTGCAAACACAGCATTTGCAAAGCTGGTGTCAGCACCCGGCAAATGCACAGGCCGAATTGATTAACATGTATGGGATCACCGAGACCACGGTGCATGTCACCTTTGCGCCTATTGCGCGCCAGGAGATTGACCAGATCCACATTGGCAGGCCGCTGGCGGATCAGGCTGTCTATATTCTAGATGCACAGCTGCAACCTGTGCCTGTGGGGGTCGTAGGTGAAATGTATGTCACGGGGGCCGGGCTTGCCGATGGTTATCTGGGCCGTGAGGCTTTGAGTGCCGAGCGCTTTATCGACAATCCTCATCGTGTCGGTACAGACTGCGAAAAACTGTATAAAACCGGAGACCTGGGTCGCCACCAGCGCGATGGGCGTATTCAGTTCATTGGTCGCATGGACGATCAGGTGCAGATCCGGGGTTTCAGGATTGAACTCGGTGAAGTCACGCATCAGTTAAGCAGTATCACCCATGTAGACAGTGCTGTGGTGATTGCCAGACAGAGCCAGGGGACTCAAGTGCTGCATGCTTATTTGAAGCTGGAACACAGTGTTGATGAGCAGCAGCATGCGCAGGAGGTTGAGCGTATCAAGCGAGAGGCTGCAGCTTTTTTACCCGCTTATATGGTGCCTGAACAAATGACGCTGATGCAGGACTGGCCACTGACGGTGAATGGCAAAATCGACAAAAAGGCACTGCCACAACCCGGCGAAGGGGTGTCGGGCAGCAAGCAGGTTGCACCGTCCACGGAGACTGAGTGTCAGCTGCGGGATATCTGGGCTGAGCTACTGGATTATGATGGTACGCGGATCAGTGTTAATCAGTCTTTCTTTGAGCTGGGTGGACACTCACTGAGCTTAATGAAGCTGGTACAACGTCTGCATCAGGTCTTTAACGTCACTGTGTCGATTAAAGAAGCCATTGAGCATGCACAAATCGATCAACTGGCGCAGCTCCTGGATAAGAAAATACTGGACTTGCAGCTGAGTGAAATTAACGAAGCTGAGCTGGACGAAGTTGAGTTCTAAGCGGTTATTCCCGGTTGCCAATGGCACCGGGATACGTGTTCATGATTGACAGCTTTGATCTCATGCATGAGATCAAAGCTGCTTTATCGTGTTGCACGGATAAAATGTTGTACCACCCTGTTCGAGCAATGCAGTATGAAAGCGCTCAACCCCGCCTGGTTTACGGGTCTTTTCGCTGTCAAGAGAGGTGGCAGATCAGTGGCCTTGTCAAATCTTACAGGCAGTCATCACCCCCCCGGTTCTGTTATAAATAGTCGTATGTAGTGACCACAGAAGTAACATGAAGTCAGTCTCTGGCGCATGTCTCGACTAACAGGACTTGAATGAATGGTTGAAATCAACAAATTATTAGCTGAACTGGTTGCTCAGGGAGTAGCAGTTTACCTGGATAATGGCAAGCTCAAGGCCAAAGCCCAGAAAGGGGCCCTGACCGCAGAGCATAAAGCGCTCATTAGCGCGAACAAGCATGACATTATTGCAACGCTGTCCCAATCAGCCCCCATTGAGCAGGTTGAACGCATTCAGCCGGTGGCAGAGCAGGATAAACAACATAGTTTGTCGTTTGCTCAGCAGCGTCTGTGGTTTGTCAATCAACTACAAGGCGGTGGCAGTGAGTACAACATGCCGATGGCGTACTCGGTGTATCAGCCGTTTGATGTACCACGTGCCACACATGCGTTGCGTACCATTATCGCGCGTCATGAAATACTCAGAACGGGTTATGAAGCCAGTGATGAAGGACCGCGGCGCCTGGTACGTGAACAGGTTAGCAATGAGGTGCAGTTTACCGATCTGAGCGCGTTGGCGGAACCTGTGCAACGGGACGAGGTTAAGGCACTGGCGCTGGCCCATGCCGGGCGGGAGTTTGATCTGCAACACGATGCACTGCTGGATATTCACTATGTCAAATTAACCGATACGCCATGTGGTACTCAGCCCCATGGTATTTTGCTGTTTAACATGCACCATATTGCGTCCGATGCCTGGTCGATGGACATACTTAAAAATGAATTTATGACGCTGTATAGCAGCGAACAGGGATTACCCCCTTTAACGGTGCAGTACAGTGATTTTGCTCACTGGCAGCAAAACTGGGCAAAGTCGCAGGACTATCAGGACCAGTTAGCCTACTGGCGTTCACATCTCACGGGTTTACCAGAATTACACAGCCTGACCCCAGATCATCCCAGGCCGGCGAAGAAAAAGTTCAGTGGCAAAAAATGCAATCAGACACTCAGTGCTGAACTGACGGAAAAACTAGTGACCATTGCCCGTCACTATCAGTTATCGCCGTTTATGTGTTTGCACAGTGCGCTGGTGTTGTTGCTCCATACTTTTACAGCCAGCCGGGATATTGTGGTGGGCACCACAGTTGCTAACCGGGCTCAGGCCGAAGTGGCCCAGCTGATAGGGTGTTTCCTAAATCGCCTGGTATTG contains:
- a CDS encoding non-ribosomal peptide synthetase, translated to MNTIKKLIIELEKQGVSFYLDNGKLKSKARQGAITPQIAAQVKQNKAALIEFLASEQQQNTQVRAKVTPRVASDIAPLSFAQQRLWFIDQLHKGSAQYNMPAAFDVSGTLDLTVVEAVLQTIIDRHEVLKTVYRDGEQGAEQLIRRDARFTLSYDDVRMCSEAQQQQAITTAMTQQLNQPFDLTRDVMIRAGYIQTADNEGVLLFNMHHIASDGWSMQVLIKEFVQLYQAYSQKQSNPLAPLAIQYADYAQWQRDYLSDALLEQQLEYWQQQLADVPPVHSLPLDYPRPDTKQHQGAQVKSTLSKEVAQGLAALAKAEGLTPFMLLHGALSLLLSRHSNARDIVIGTPVANRMQAELEPLIGFFVNTLVLNVNTAQATLAEYLAHVKAVHLGAQSNQDVPFEQLVEQLNVPRSTAHTPLFQVMLTTRTDYGLTGEVEDSAWSLGGAQLSPRSDGSVVAKFDLDVNMALSETGVELCWTYDTALFSEAHIDTLNRHLGTLLTTLTHSDSASLLTQAPGTLTLLSDAEQQALLVSPNQSEQNYDATLSIHQAFEQQAAAAPEATALVFQNQSISYAELNQRANQLAHYLLSEQHITPGTLIGVCSSRSVEMVVSILGILKAGGAYVPLDPNYPASRLSYMAVDAGLKQVIGFGSGQAVAQSLMSEQAGTAIDIAALTLDDYPLRNPALDEVSSDSLAYVIYTSGSTGQPKGVLTPHRAVQRLISTPHFMTLDSDTVFLHSANIAFDAATIELWGPLLNGGRCVLYPQDQLDIHALNTLIDSQVINSMWLTAGLFSEWSHHCDGRTSLRYVLAGGDIVHGADVMRVQQALPQAQVINGYGPTENTTFSCCYAIPTLHESQDIAIGTPLNGDQALVLSDDLSLVPYGSVGELCVGGDGLAQGYLNQPELTAERFIDNPFYDPEVAGSSKRLYRTGDLVRYLTDGNLAFVGRADDQIKIRGFRVELGEIAQQLSRQSDIDSALVLAKNGPAGTYLVAYVQPVEIIAEQAQTEFMTQTLATLAQTLPDYMVPKLGVVIDEWPLTANGKVNKKALPEADTSALQGTYVAPQGEREQLMVTLCGELLAQPAEQLSVTANFFTLGGHSLLLMQLASRLRQQGFEVDAQALFAAQSLQEMAQGLSLATTSDADESRSLIPAGCTAITPDMVPLAALSQTELNDIAAEIPGGMANIQDIYPLAPLQEGVLFVHSMDPENDPYVTNYLYELKSDAALAQFTDSLNFLLARHDVLRTAILWQGKRQALQVVQRSVTLPVTQLACAEGLSAQQTITALADGPQWLDLAQAPLLRLQVCQDPDTGSHYALLQAHHLIIDHVAMAVIQDELHSYSAGKAQSLPAPASYRQFISDTLARMETLDIEGFFSESLGHISEPTLPFGLQDTQGNGDTIREHKVALSDALSKAIRAYAKQHEVSPAAIFHAAWALVLGACSNQQEVVFGTVMSGRMNGGAGVERLLGMLINTLPVAVELQGSSVADLIKDVDKRLKALLPYEQVSLAQAQKHSAVGSDGPLFSAMLNYRHTERDETDTPAQGGDIQALSAQERTNYPFNLSVNDYGAAHVFSLDLQIDEQVEISRIAEYVITALSKLTEATQTQSVSELNVLPADEVARLLTQGQRSLGYDDTACIHHLFEQQVEAAPEATAMVFQNQSISYAELNQRANQLAHYLLSEHQITPETLIGVCSSRSVEMIVSMLAILKAGGAYVPLDPNYPASRLSYMAADAGLKQVFGFGSGLTVAQSLMSEQAGTAIDIAALELDDYPHHNPALEEISSDSLAYVIYTSGSTGQPKGVQLIHQGAVNLAHNQQARFATCADSKVLQFASISFDAATWEWLMALIPGGTLVIADESQRTDVQQLSELLKTQQITHATLPPALLSTMTLQTDLALQCLIVAGEACEENVVARWRAHYPFYNAYGPSETSVCATVGEILDDTIHIGTPLCNVQTYVLDQQQSLLPYGSLGELYVGGDGLARGYLGQPELTAERFIDNPFYDPEVAGSSKRLYRTGDLVRYLADGNLAFVGRADDQIKIRGFRVELGEIAQRLSQLTDIDSAVVVAKKGASGNDLVAYIQPTEVVTTEAQSDFINATLAQLAAQVPEYMVPKLAVVIDEWPLTANGKINKKALPEPDKALLKNAYCAPRNDTESTLCDIWQDLLGIEQVGIQDNFFTLGGDSIIAIQMVGRARQQGLHLNVKQLFATPSIATLSEHVEFSTRINAQQDAVTGEMPLLPIQQRFFAANRAAPSHYNQSLLLSAPGNITGHFSELVNALVERHDALRLRFAEVASFVPLCDTQVANMHQIVDLSELNEADFSAEVERQCDALQRQLDIEKGPLCKFVYFYAGDDKPARLFMTIHHLVVDGVSWRILLQDLETALHAIETAQPIQLAEKTSSYQAWGEAVNALAQSEALSEQQTYWRDRLSLFPAQSSAKVAAEQWHNVSFSLDESDTRILLADCQQVFHSNVDTLMLSAFLLAYQTTFDRPLLRVDMESHGREETVFDGLDVTQTIGWFTNLYPLILGGQQDDLIATVKSVKQTLQQLPMHGLGYGLLKHIRQDAEICALDKRSIDQAIVFNYLGKLDNVTGTQGRLAMAQESRGAESAPEEADLHHLMVNGQSQDNQLRFDLSFAMPSYSEAQIEALSARFKAVLLQLVAKAKAGAECQTLIVEDFPAATLEQAQLDSLQAQYSDIERVYVATPMQQGMIYHDLLQQDASLYTTLTHFELDGEVDTPAMQQAWQNVIARHAILRTSFSVFDDADIHQVVHNNALIEMEVLDWQHKSAELLETQLSELHHAIKAKGFDFNLAPLMSLTLVRLPAQKAQLIWSHHHVLTDGWCQATLFSEVLGYYQSLTGGQPLTLPPAANYEDYIQWLCNQNRGGARAFWDAELAGVSAPTTLQLPAAASDVPCYDEIKWSCDETLTRQLSQFAQSQQVTANAVLQLVWAYTLHRYSAQSDVCFGTTLSGRPPEVANVEQMIGLFINTVPVRVQLDHQASIGVQLQQMHKAHSQREQHSYLPLPEILSCGGHGIQGAMFDSLFVFENFPADLHDTGAQAQRSGASQLQVNNAASIEYTNYPVAMTASMQGVLSLRLSFHGHQYDRADMEGLLGHFNTALSNLMSLDATASLGEMEIMQPQEQQALLAAPKIAYADAQLHSVIAQFDHHARVTPERPALVMDNQTVSYAELDKMATTLAAQLVHEYDIQQRDLIGLCVERSIDTVVGVLAILKAGGAYVPLDPNSPAERLNYIINDAHIALCLAQPQCAAALDEAQCQVVRLDGKALLSQDLGSTLVLPEVLLSDPAYVIYTSGSTGAPKGVVQTHRNMARLFASAAEDFSFSNQDTWCLFHSYAFDFSVWEIWGALIHGGKLLIPTHHQTRDTAAFVELCQQHQLSVLNQTPSAFGVFAEHVVAQDISLPALRYVVFGGEALQTQHLQSWCQHPANAQAELINMYGITETTVHVTFAPIARQEIDQIHIGRPLADQAVYILDAQLQPVPVGVVGEMYVTGAGLADGYLGREALSAERFIDNPHRVGTDCEKLYKTGDLGRHQRDGRIQFIGRMDDQVQIRGFRIELGEVTHQLSSITHVDSAVVIARQSQGTQVLHAYLKLEHSVDEQQHAQEVERIKREAAAFLPAYMVPEQMTLMQDWPLTVNGKIDKKALPQPGEGVSGSKQVAPSTETECQLRDIWAELLDYDGTRISVNQSFFELGGHSLSLMKLVQRLHQVFNVTVSIKEAIEHAQIDQLAQLLDKKILDLQLSEINEAELDEVEF